From Macrobrachium rosenbergii isolate ZJJX-2024 chromosome 17, ASM4041242v1, whole genome shotgun sequence, one genomic window encodes:
- the LOC136847548 gene encoding uncharacterized protein, whose protein sequence is MEINELTISEVLMMVNERKGLREPLLVNGGGIVMLGQDQDEPGGGTDKEQSFNGVMSDLYLMKGLATYQQMTEYIECNNNAIWKSSPLVHFHNISQDFKLGAYTEEKRNMTTCPPNNKIYSIFPEPRNYKEALHFCSILNGRMALPQDDEDNLMLYNEGHKYAVKCSAFEKSSSVWVGVDWDNKKRTWQNTYSKQASTFKNFMVERSPTTEDPLCVLSQTQSDSSDIRRDGNWDIELCSRSVCTACQFEDSIPLKIRGLCEESIFDRQYFVYNRINERPVFNGMSWTKIAWNNSQSAYDYTWVIYQIAEPNVQARMLRKSELEYPVGVHDFEVVGDKCPGKLIQLKLTSCPDGMYTCSDGSCIKIDKRCDLELDCADRGDELGCVTVILPPGYDKRIPPPKIDSSTPAQISIDFIIRLIRKFSLLDSNLVVDFLITRSWFDSRVQYKNLHDSKNLNLIDGIVDVIWYPDVTLLGADQSIATSEILSTTGWGQRLTEPEPDDDKRLDEDVFFSGSGNLLMLERELTVTLMCTFDLTMYPFDSQRCPLIFYVGDYTQHYVSTVLNKVEFTGTRRLFEYLVSGRKCKRNLKCRAIRDILEARKTRLRKRENWVRSRRGPRNEELLCRFGKRNEKAEEVQTKKEQRRRNNPPKLSRTVEDSDWPPVDSAACRSRGTAIFWVLSTGSAGGWVLSFLPPRKQPLGQTLSFKAALKRLSLEIVLKPSEALEASGIPRNWNSQIPYCHPWDDKNDLDKIHWEHRGCIPGVVVSIPVTSIEHEALIYQNKSGQQIQIVMTNLYGYYISGAYIPTLLLVIISYTTFYFALEDFTNRIMVSLTSLLVMASLFSQIASGLPKTAYMKLIDVWFIFCILADFVMVILLVIINSLVENQSHTPVQVLSANDISGKVPVMKTVFRVDAKLWNKISLTLLPICVCLFIVVYFAGVAYNLGRVKDTF, encoded by the exons ATGGAGATTAACGAGCTCACCATCTCTGAAGTCTTGATGATGGTAAATGAG CGGAAGGGACTTCGAGAACCACTTCTCGTGAATGGTGGGGGCATAGTCATGCTTGGACAAGATCAGGACGAGCCTGGAGGCGGAACTGACAAAGAGCAGAGTTTTAATGGGGTTATGTCAGACTTGTATCTGATGAAAGGCTTAGCAACTTATCAACAAATGACGGAATATATTGAGTGCAACAACAATGCCATATGGAAATCATCTCCCCTCGTGCATTTCCATAACATAAGTCAAGACTTTAAGCTTGGGGCTTACACCGAGGAGAAGAGGAACATGACCACTTGCCCTCCGAATAATAAGATTTATTCCATATTCCCAGAGCCACGCAATTATAAAGAAGCGCTTCACTTTTGTTCAATACTGAATGGCAGGATGGCTCTTCCTCAGGATGATGAAGATAATTTGATGCTTTACAATGAAGGTCACAAGTACGCAGTAAAATGTTCTGCTTTTGAGAAATCCAGTAGCGTGTGGGTAGGAGTCGACTGGGACAATAAGAAACGAACTTGGCAGAACACTTACTCTAAACAAGCATCgacctttaaaaattttatggtaGAAAGAAGTCCGACAACTGAAGATCCTTTATGTGTCTTGTCTCAAACCCAGTCGGATTCTTCCGATATAAGAAGAGATGGCAATTGGGATATCGAACTTTGCTCAAGAAGTGTGTGCACAGCTTGTCAGTTTGAAGATTCTATACCTCTTAAAATCAGGGGCTTGTGTGAGGAGTCAATATTTGATAGACAGTATTTTGTTTACAACAGAATAAACGAACGTCCTGTTTTCAATGGGATGAGCTGGACTAAAATTGCCTGGAATAATAGTCAATCAGCCTATGACTACACCTGGGTGATATACCAGATCGCAGAGCCCAACGTACAGGCTAGGATGCTGAGAAAGTCTGAGCTGGAGTATCCTGTTGGGGTGCACGATTTCGAAGTAGTCGGAGACAAATGCCCAGGGAAACTCATTCAACTGAAGCTCACATCTTGCCCAGATGGAATGTACACCTGTAGCGATGGAAGCTGCATTAAAATAGACAAGAGGTGTGATTTAGAATTAGATTGTGCTGATCGAGGGGATGAACTTGGCTGTGTCACTGTGATACTACCACCTGGGTATGACAAGCGTATACCCCCGCCAAAAATAGATAGCTCCACGCCTGCGCAGATCTCCATTGATTTCATAATTCGGCTTATCAGGAAGTTCAGCTTGCTAGATTCTAACCTTGTTGTGGACTTTCTGATCACAAGAAGTTGGTTTGATTCACGTgtacagtacaaaaatttacacgACTCCAAAAACTTAAATCTTATCGACGGTATAGTTGATGTGATATGGTATCCTGACGTTACGCTTCTTGGGGCAGACCAGAGTATTGCTACATCTGAGATTTTAAGCACTACTGGATGGGGCCAAAGACTCACAGAACCTGAGCCAGACGATGATAAACGACTTGATGAAG acgTGTTTTTCTCTGGCAGCGGTAATCTCCTGATGTTAGAGCGAGAGCTTACTGTGACTTTGATGTGCACCTTCGACTTGACAATGTATCCCTTCGATTCTCAGCGCTGTCCATTAATCTTTTACGTAGGGGATTACACACAGCATTATGTGAGCACCGTACTCAATAAGGTGGAATTTACTGGAACAAGACGTCTATTTGAATACCTGGTAAGTGGAAGAAAATGTAAGAGAAATCTGAAATGTCGTGCGATTCGTGATATCCTTGAAGCTC GAAAAACTCGGCTACGAAAGAGGGAAAATTGGGTCCGTTCGAGAAGAGGCCCAAGAAATGAAGAACTGCTCTGCCGATTTGGGAAGAGGAATGAAAAAGCGGAGGAAGTCCAGACGAAGAAGgaacaaaggaggaggaacaaCCCACCCAAGTTAAGCAGGACTGTGGAGGATTCTGACTGGCCTCCTGTTGACTCTGCTGCGTGTCGCAGTAGAGGCACTGCCATCTTCTGGGTACTTTCGACGGGATCTGCTGGAGGATGGGTGTTATCCttccttcctccgaggaagcagcctctgggtcagaccctttccttcaaggctgccctcaaaagactg AGCCtagagattgtcttgaagccttcagaagccctagaagcctctggaattcccagaaactggaattcccagattccctactgtcacccttGGGATGACAAGAATGATCTGGACAAGATCCACTGGGAACATAGAGGGTGCATACCTGGAGTTGTGGtctctatacca GTGACCAGCATTGAACACGAGGCCCTGATCTACCAAAACAAGAGCGGCCAGCAGATACAGATAGTGATGACCAACCTCTACGGTTACTACATCAGTGGCGCCTATATCCCGACGCTTCTGCTGGTGATCATCTCCTACACGACATTCTACTTCGCACTGGAAGATTTCACGAACAGGATCATGGTGTCTCTGACGTCCTTACTTGTCATGGCATCCCTCTTCTCACAG aTCGCTTCCGGCTTACCCAAAACGGCCTACATGAAACTGATCGACGTCTGGTTCATCTTCTGCATTTTAGCGGACTTCGTCATGGTCATCCTGCTGGTCATTATAAACTCCCTCGTCGAAAACCAGTCGCATACCCCCGTCCAGGTTCTCAGCGCGAATGATATTTCTGGAAAG